From a region of the Pseudomonadaceae bacterium SI-3 genome:
- a CDS encoding phage holin family protein, with amino-acid sequence MSEARKTTTTTSTANTTVEPGHRAENDTSVGGLLRQLTHEVPSLITKELALAKAEMTESIRATKAGAGSVATGGAVLLGGFIVLLMSAVYGLSNVVEPWLAALIVGAVVVVIGLIMVSSGKKKFQASSFKPERTIHSVNKDKEAVKGHTS; translated from the coding sequence ATGAGCGAAGCACGTAAGACAACGACCACGACCTCCACAGCCAATACGACTGTGGAGCCTGGCCACCGCGCCGAAAACGACACCTCTGTAGGTGGCCTGCTTCGTCAGCTAACGCACGAAGTGCCATCCTTGATCACCAAGGAGCTGGCGCTGGCGAAGGCTGAAATGACCGAGTCGATCCGCGCGACCAAAGCGGGTGCCGGCAGCGTCGCTACCGGCGGTGCAGTGCTTCTCGGCGGATTCATCGTTCTGTTGATGTCGGCCGTATACGGGCTGAGCAACGTGGTCGAGCCTTGGCTCGCCGCGCTGATCGTTGGCGCTGTCGTAGTGGTTATCGGGTTGATCATGGTGTCGTCCGGCAAGAAGAAGTTTCAGGCTTCTTCGTTCAAGCCGGAGCGCACCATTCATTCGGTCAACAAGGATAAAGAAGCTGTGAAGGGGCACACATCATGA
- a CDS encoding DUF3618 domain-containing protein, with product MSTRNQIDAEAQKDPDELEREIDQTRTEIGNIVHALENKLSPGELIDTALGYVKGGGGEFFSNLSNTVKANPVPTVLTSIGLIWMMAGQNRQPHSNVTTAGYNTGSNGPSMGDKLSAKTAGIKQQGASMKEKASHMGQSVSESLGSARTRASDSSRQASARLRGGADRARGGFNQLLQEQPLALGAIGIALGALIAASVPPSRREDEMLGEASDRMTDQLRHKAEEGYQKASAKGEEVANRVKQDVSNSSDSNRSNSGSTGTTGTTSAGI from the coding sequence ATGAGCACACGTAATCAGATTGATGCCGAAGCGCAAAAGGATCCGGACGAGCTAGAGCGAGAGATCGATCAGACCCGTACCGAGATCGGCAACATTGTTCATGCGCTTGAAAACAAGCTCTCTCCCGGTGAGTTGATTGATACCGCGCTGGGCTACGTCAAAGGCGGCGGTGGCGAGTTCTTCAGTAACCTGAGCAATACGGTAAAGGCCAATCCGGTGCCGACCGTGCTCACCTCGATCGGCCTGATCTGGATGATGGCTGGGCAGAATCGCCAGCCTCATTCCAACGTCACCACAGCGGGTTACAACACTGGTTCGAATGGCCCGTCGATGGGTGACAAGCTGTCCGCCAAAACCGCTGGCATCAAGCAGCAAGGTGCCAGCATGAAAGAAAAGGCCAGCCATATGGGTCAGAGCGTTTCCGAGTCGTTGGGCAGTGCGCGCACTCGAGCAAGCGACTCCAGTCGTCAGGCATCCGCCCGGCTTCGCGGTGGTGCAGACCGGGCACGTGGCGGATTCAACCAGCTGTTGCAGGAACAGCCCTTGGCTCTTGGTGCGATCGGTATCGCATTGGGCGCTTTGATTGCTGCATCGGTCCCACCATCCCGTCGTGAAGACGAAATGCTCGGTGAGGCCAGCGATCGCATGACCGATCAGCTTCGCCACAAAGCGGAAGAGGGCTATCAAAAAGCTTCCGCCAAAGGTGAAGAAGTGGCGAATCGCGTCAAGCAGGACGTCAGCAACAGCAGCGATAGCAACCGCTCGAACTCCGGCTCGACCGGTACTACCGGTACGACGTCAGCGGGTATATAA
- a CDS encoding OsmC domain/YcaO domain-containing protein translates to MEIKVNFLDNLRLEAKFDDFTVVADQPIRYKGDGSAPGPFDYFLASSALCAAYFVKLYCQTRSIPTENIRLSQNNIVDPENRYNQMFKIQVELPADISDKDRQGILRSIERCTVKKVVQTGPEFVIEEVENLDADAQALLLPGTESEARTYIAGKDLPLEQTIANMSGLLADLGMKIEIASWRNIVPNVWSLHIRDAHSPMCFTNGKGATKESALASALGEFIERINCNFFYNDQFWGEDTANAAFVHYPNERWFKPGRKDALPAEILDEYCLETYNPDGDLRGSHLYDTNSGNVKRGICALPYIRQSDGEVVYFPSNLIENLFLSNGMSAGNTLAEAQVQCLSEIFERAVKREILEGEIALPDVPQNVLAKFPGILAGIKGLEEQGFPVLVKDASLGGQFPVMCVTLMNPRTGGVFASFGAHPSFEVALERSLTELLQGRSFEGLNDLPQPTFESNAVTEPNNFVEHFIDSSGVVSWRFFSSKADFDFVEWDFTADGDDANAQEAATLFGILEEMGKEAYMAIYEDLGATACRILVPGYSEIYPVEDLIWDNTNKALLFRADILNLHSLDDAGLQALVERLEESELDDYTDITTLIGIEFDDNTAWGQLTILELKLLIYLALQRFEEAKELVEAFLQFNDNTVERGLFYQALNVVLEVELDEELQLDDYEVNFRRMFGDARMDAVIGSLDGSVRFFGLTPTSTKLEGLDRHQRLIDSYRKLHTARANAMTPVR, encoded by the coding sequence ATGGAAATCAAGGTTAATTTTCTCGACAACCTCAGGCTCGAAGCCAAGTTTGATGATTTCACGGTGGTCGCCGATCAGCCAATTCGTTACAAAGGCGATGGTTCGGCACCGGGGCCTTTCGACTATTTCCTGGCTTCGTCGGCGCTATGTGCCGCGTACTTCGTAAAGTTGTATTGCCAGACTCGCAGTATTCCTACCGAAAATATCCGTCTATCGCAGAACAACATTGTCGATCCGGAGAATCGCTACAACCAGATGTTCAAGATTCAGGTCGAGTTGCCTGCGGATATTTCCGATAAGGACCGTCAGGGCATCTTGCGTTCAATCGAGCGCTGCACCGTCAAGAAGGTGGTGCAAACCGGGCCGGAGTTCGTCATTGAAGAGGTCGAGAACCTAGACGCCGATGCGCAGGCCTTGCTGCTGCCCGGCACAGAATCAGAGGCGCGCACCTATATAGCGGGTAAGGATCTGCCTTTGGAGCAGACGATCGCCAATATGTCCGGACTCCTGGCCGATCTTGGCATGAAGATCGAAATCGCCTCGTGGCGCAATATCGTGCCGAACGTCTGGTCGCTGCATATCCGCGATGCGCATTCGCCGATGTGTTTTACCAACGGGAAAGGCGCCACTAAGGAAAGTGCTTTAGCGTCGGCGCTAGGCGAATTTATCGAGCGGATCAACTGTAATTTCTTCTACAACGATCAGTTCTGGGGAGAAGATACTGCCAATGCCGCGTTCGTTCATTATCCGAACGAGCGTTGGTTCAAGCCTGGCCGTAAGGATGCGTTGCCGGCGGAAATACTCGATGAGTATTGCCTGGAAACATATAACCCCGACGGAGATTTGCGCGGCTCGCATTTGTACGACACCAACTCTGGCAATGTAAAGCGTGGCATCTGCGCTTTGCCTTATATCCGGCAGTCGGATGGGGAGGTGGTGTATTTCCCATCCAACCTGATCGAAAACCTGTTTCTCAGCAATGGCATGAGTGCCGGCAACACACTGGCCGAAGCTCAGGTGCAATGCCTGTCAGAAATTTTCGAGCGCGCCGTTAAACGGGAAATCCTCGAAGGTGAAATTGCGCTGCCGGATGTTCCTCAGAACGTATTGGCAAAATTCCCCGGCATCTTAGCGGGCATCAAGGGGCTGGAAGAGCAAGGCTTCCCGGTGCTGGTCAAAGATGCCTCGCTGGGCGGGCAGTTCCCGGTAATGTGCGTCACCTTGATGAACCCTCGTACCGGTGGCGTATTTGCCTCTTTCGGCGCTCATCCGAGCTTCGAAGTTGCGCTGGAGCGCAGCCTCACGGAGTTGCTGCAAGGACGCAGTTTCGAAGGGCTCAACGATTTGCCTCAGCCGACCTTCGAAAGCAACGCGGTGACCGAGCCGAACAACTTCGTGGAACATTTCATCGATTCGAGCGGTGTGGTGTCGTGGCGCTTCTTCAGCTCCAAAGCAGACTTCGATTTCGTTGAATGGGATTTCACGGCCGATGGCGACGACGCCAATGCCCAGGAGGCTGCCACCTTGTTCGGCATCCTCGAAGAGATGGGGAAGGAAGCCTATATGGCGATCTACGAGGATCTGGGCGCAACGGCTTGCCGCATCCTCGTGCCCGGCTATTCCGAGATCTACCCGGTGGAGGATCTGATCTGGGATAACACCAACAAAGCGCTACTGTTCCGTGCGGATATTCTGAATCTGCACAGCCTGGACGATGCCGGTTTGCAGGCACTTGTCGAGCGTCTGGAAGAAAGCGAACTGGATGACTACACCGACATCACGACATTGATCGGGATTGAGTTCGATGACAACACCGCCTGGGGTCAGCTCACTATTCTTGAGTTGAAGCTGTTGATCTATCTCGCCTTGCAGCGATTCGAAGAAGCCAAAGAGCTGGTTGAGGCCTTTCTGCAATTCAACGACAACACCGTCGAGCGCGGCTTGTTCTACCAGGCGTTAAATGTCGTATTGGAGGTGGAGCTGGACGAGGAGCTGCAACTTGATGATTACGAGGTCAACTTCCGCCGAATGTTTGGCGATGCTCGGATGGATGCGGTGATCGGGTCGTTGGACGGTAGCGTGCGCTTCTTCGGCTTGACGCCTACCAGCACCAAACTGGAAGGGCTTGATCGCCACCAGCGGCTCATTGACAGCTACCGGAAGCTTCACACGGCTCGAGCCAATGCGATGACTCCGGTTCGCTAG